One genomic segment of Pyruvatibacter mobilis includes these proteins:
- a CDS encoding cupin domain-containing protein: MTDQRSGQKPITLHADLSLPAEVDTAALDWVPSPMAGVERRMIERDGGEVARATSLVRYQPGSRFSAHRHDMGEEYLVLEGTFSDNDGDFPVGSYVRNPPGSSHAPHTDEGAVILVKLRQMPEGETRTVHVDTLVAPFLPAGAPGHERQVLFEADYERVAIERLRPGVSLEASRQGGEELFVLDGTLSYGGDLYKAGAWIRRAAGQEQPVASPDGVRFWVKRGHLPGPAQ, from the coding sequence GTGACGGATCAGCGTTCCGGCCAGAAGCCCATCACCCTGCATGCCGATCTGTCGCTACCTGCCGAGGTGGATACCGCAGCGCTTGACTGGGTGCCGTCACCCATGGCGGGCGTGGAGCGCCGGATGATAGAGCGGGATGGCGGCGAGGTGGCGCGAGCGACAAGCCTCGTTCGCTACCAGCCGGGCAGCCGTTTCTCCGCCCACCGTCATGACATGGGAGAGGAGTATCTCGTTCTCGAGGGCACATTCTCCGACAATGACGGGGACTTCCCGGTCGGCAGCTATGTGCGGAATCCACCCGGTTCTTCCCATGCGCCGCATACGGATGAAGGTGCGGTGATCCTCGTCAAGCTGCGGCAGATGCCGGAGGGTGAAACCCGCACTGTGCATGTCGATACGTTGGTTGCCCCTTTCCTGCCAGCCGGTGCACCGGGCCATGAGCGGCAGGTTCTGTTCGAGGCTGACTATGAGCGCGTGGCAATCGAGAGGCTACGTCCGGGTGTCAGTCTGGAGGCCAGCCGCCAAGGTGGCGAAGAGCTGTTTGTGCTCGACGGGACGCTTTCCTATGGCGGGGATCTTTACAAGGCCGGCGCCTGGATTCGCCGTGCGGCAGGGCAGGAGCAGCCGGTGGCCTCACCTGATGGCGTGCGGTTCTGGGTGAAGCGGGGGCACCTGCCGGGCCCGGCACAGTGA
- a CDS encoding D-glycero-alpha-D-manno-heptose-1,7-bisphosphate 7-phosphatase, whose product MPRKALFLDRDGIINVDKGYVHDPSAFEWMPGIFDLTRTARDLGALLIVVTNQSGIARGYYSEETYQTITRWMSARFEAEGVPLTQVYHCPYLKGLDGRDHPLRKPNPGMFLAARDAHDIDMAASAMLGDKWTDMQAARAARVTHRALVGIPQDGEPSGDDAEDVTRLEDLAAAENWLRQIL is encoded by the coding sequence TTGCCCCGCAAAGCTCTCTTCCTGGACCGTGACGGCATCATCAATGTGGACAAGGGTTATGTCCACGACCCCTCCGCCTTCGAGTGGATGCCCGGTATCTTTGACCTGACCCGCACAGCCCGCGACCTTGGTGCGTTGCTGATCGTGGTCACCAACCAGTCCGGAATTGCGCGCGGCTATTACAGCGAAGAAACCTACCAGACCATCACCCGATGGATGAGCGCCCGATTCGAGGCGGAAGGCGTACCGCTAACGCAGGTATATCATTGCCCCTACCTCAAGGGCCTGGACGGCAGGGATCATCCGCTGCGAAAGCCCAATCCAGGCATGTTCCTGGCGGCCCGTGACGCCCATGATATCGACATGGCGGCATCCGCCATGCTGGGCGACAAATGGACGGACATGCAGGCAGCTCGCGCGGCCCGCGTAACACACAGGGCACTGGTTGGCATCCCGCAGGATGGAGAGCCGAGCGGCGACGACGCCGAGGACGTCACCAGACTTGAGGACCTCGCAGCGGCAGAAAACTGGCTCCGCCAGATCCTCTGA
- a CDS encoding radical SAM protein, with amino-acid sequence MPRTIEGKFQDPRLTATGESRAWVAPRALETLWVNTGTLCNLACANCYIESTPTNDALEYISAAEVATLLDEAEREELGLREVGFTGGEPFMNPDFTAMLGDALKRGHEVLVLTNAMRPMQRPGPSQALLALQTLFGNRLSIRVSVDHYSKAVHEAERGPNSWDPMIDGIRWLARNGFTLSIAGRMLSGETEADERAGYARLFNDLDLDLDASDPADLVIFPEMDEAADVPEITTQCWGLLGKSPADIMCSNARMAVKRKGAEAPAILACTLIAYDTRFELGTTLKESMQPVSLNHAHCARFCVLGGASCSG; translated from the coding sequence ATGCCGCGGACCATCGAGGGAAAATTTCAGGATCCCCGCCTGACGGCCACGGGCGAAAGCCGCGCCTGGGTAGCGCCGCGCGCCCTCGAAACCCTGTGGGTCAACACAGGGACGCTCTGCAATCTGGCCTGCGCTAATTGCTATATCGAGTCGACCCCCACCAATGACGCGTTGGAATACATCAGCGCAGCAGAAGTGGCGACGCTGCTGGACGAAGCAGAGCGGGAGGAACTGGGTCTCCGCGAAGTTGGGTTCACTGGCGGCGAACCCTTCATGAACCCCGATTTCACCGCCATGCTGGGTGATGCCCTGAAGCGCGGCCACGAGGTGCTGGTGCTGACCAACGCCATGCGGCCGATGCAGCGCCCAGGACCGTCGCAAGCACTCCTCGCCCTGCAGACACTTTTTGGCAACCGCCTCTCGATCCGCGTGTCGGTCGACCATTATTCCAAGGCGGTGCACGAAGCAGAACGAGGCCCCAATTCGTGGGACCCGATGATCGACGGCATCAGGTGGCTGGCGCGCAACGGCTTTACCCTGTCTATCGCCGGGCGAATGCTCTCTGGCGAGACGGAAGCGGATGAGCGTGCAGGCTATGCGCGCCTCTTTAATGACCTGGACCTCGACCTTGATGCCAGCGACCCCGCCGACCTCGTGATCTTCCCCGAGATGGACGAGGCAGCTGATGTGCCGGAAATCACCACGCAATGCTGGGGCCTTCTCGGCAAGTCACCGGCAGACATCATGTGCTCGAATGCCCGCATGGCTGTGAAGCGAAAGGGAGCCGAGGCGCCGGCAATCCTCGCGTGCACCCTCATTGCCTACGACACCCGCTTTGAACTCGGCACGACGCTGAAAGAAAGCATGCAGCCGGTATCGTTGAACCACGCCCATTGCGCACGATTCTGTGTCCTTGGCGGTGCCAGCTGCTCCGGCTGA